Proteins co-encoded in one Bos taurus isolate L1 Dominette 01449 registration number 42190680 breed Hereford chromosome X, ARS-UCD2.0, whole genome shotgun sequence genomic window:
- the LOC101902561 gene encoding large ribosomal subunit protein eL21-like, with amino-acid sequence MTNTKGKRQGTCYMFSRPFRKHGVVPLATYMRIYRKGDIVDIKGMGTVQKGMPHKCYHGKTGRVYSVTQHAVGIIVNKQVKGKILAKRINVRIEHIKHSKSRDSFLKRVKENDQKKKEAKEKGTWVQLKRQPAPPREAHFVRTNGKEPELLEPIPYEFMA; translated from the coding sequence ATGACCAACACAAAGGGAAAGAGGCAGGGCACCTGCTACATGTTCTCCAGGCCTTTCAGAAAACATGGAGTTGTTCCTTTGGCCACATACATGCGAATCTACAGGAAGGGTGATATTGTAGATATCAAGGGAATGGGTACTGTTCAAAAAGGAATGCCCCACAAATGTTACCATGGCAAAACTGGAAGAGTCTACAGTGTCACCCAGCATGCTGTTGGCATCATTGTAAACAAACAAGTTAAGGGCAagattcttgccaagagaattaaTGTGCGTATCGAGCATATTAAGCACTCTAAGAGCCGAGATAGCTTCTTGAAACGTGTGAAGGAAAATgatcagaaaaagaaggaagccaAAGAGAAAGGGACTTGGGTTCAGCTGAAGCGTCAGCCTGCTCCACCCAGAGAAGCACACTTTGTGAGGACCAATGGAAAGGAACCCGAACTGTTGGAGCCCATTCCCTATGAATTCATGGCCTGA